ATGTAAAGCAACAAAAACAGATGTTCCCAAAGGATTCATACCAGTGTATGTTGGAGATGTTCAGAGGAGGCGCTTTATAGTTCCAGTATCGTACTTGAATCATCCAAAATTTCAGAAGTTACTCGAAAGAAGTGCAGAAGAGTTTGATTTCAGCCATCCCATGAGCGGTCTTACGATTCCATGCAAGGAAGAGGATTTCATAGATGTCACCTCCCACCTTAAATGCCAGGAATCCTAAGGATTTGTACAGATAGAGCAAAAGAAATGCTAGTTTGCTACGACTAGGCTTTTACCGTTTTTGTGATGAGTACTGCAATATCTTTAAGAGCATAAGAATTCTGAATCTCTTTAAATGGAAACAATAGGTGTGTGTTTATGTTCCTAAAGGGCACTAGTAACAGCTTATGTAGGTGAAAATATTCAGAACAGGTTGTTTGTCGTAATATTATCGTGCCTCGTCAGTCGTCATCCTTCATGCCAGCGGAGGAAGAATATAGTGTTGATGATTTATCCGGCAGGTGATCTAACAAATCAATGCAGCGAAGATGCATTTTGAAATCTCACATTTCAGTTAAATAGTTTGGCAACTTAGTAAAAGTCAAGAACATCAAGATTCACAGAGAGGATGTTTGGGTTCCTTTATTTAGTTAGTTCAACAACTGTGTAAATACTGTAAAACGTTTATTAATCTACTGTTTAACAGTTTCCTAATTATCCCAGtatgtgtttaaagtttggtaaTCTACTGTCAAAGTCGGGGATCTTTGTCACTTCTACTCGTCTAGGAAGCACCGACACTGATACGGCGACACGAGATACGGGACACAGGGATTCGTCATTCGTCAATTATCAAAGTGTCCTGTATACGAGACACGGCaaaaaaagtaataaaaataagGCCTTTTGTACGACGTACATGTCAAGCTCAGTATACTTATCCATCCGACGGTTGAGCTTCATCATGCATAACATAGCAATTCTGGGCATTATTTACATCATATTTCTTAGCTCAAAGAGAACTTCCCCTATCCATCAAAAAAGAAACTGATATCTAATTATTTCTGTCCCTAAAATAATTGCCTACGTAATGTTGTTAGGCATATATCAGTTCAATTTTGCAAATTTTGGGCCAACTCCATAAAACTGCATCCTTACAATTGTACCTACAACTAGGGGTGTGGTGTGTGACCCTGGGTAATGAAGAACCATAATTATGCTCATTTTCCACACCCAGCAGGGCCAGCAATCACCACAGAATTTATGTAGAGCAGTTAGGCAGAGCCTAACAATCTATCCTATATAAAGACTTTCCTTTAGCTCTACATCATAATCTCAATTTCTTTAGCACGCGTTCTGAATATTAAATCAGCTGAAATCCTAATACTTTGTGCACAAACCATGGGTGTTCGTATTTAGTCTATGATCATTCAAGCCAAGCATGTTTTTAGAGAGAGCTCGCTTGCACAAAACAGAGTACGTAAAGCAACAACAGCAAATGTTCCAAAAGGTTTCTTACCGGTGTATATTGGAGATGTTCAGAAGAGACGTTTTTTGGTTCCAGTGTCCGATCCGAATCATCCCAAGTTCCAAAAACTACTTGAAAGGAGTGCAGAAGAGTTTGAGTTTGGCCATCCTATGGGTGGTCTCACAATTTCATGCAAGGAAGAAGATTTCATCAAACTCACCTCCCAACTGAAAGCATCAGGAATCCTGCAGATAAAGTAATTTGCCTAGTTTGTTAGGTCTACGATCCAACCAGTTTTGGGATGAGGATTGTAACATTTTCAAGTACATAAACAATTCGGTGTTATTATGTAGTCAAGTACAACATGAGCAAAAGAGAAATAAGAATTCAGATAAACGCAAATGAAGTTATGCATTTTATTCCCATGACCTTTCAAACAGTTTAGCTTTTCTGTACTGACAGATTCTGTAAACAACAGGGGAAGGAATTACATATTGCCTTTACTGCTGGAATGATTTTTCCAACTTGTCAAGGAAAGATTACAATACAGATGCACCAAATAGCTTCAAAAACAATAGTTTTCAGAGAGAAACAGTGTGCATTATACagaaaattttaatttaatatcatTAATAGTTGTGAATGTGTTAGATAT
This sequence is a window from Apium graveolens cultivar Ventura chromosome 9, ASM990537v1, whole genome shotgun sequence. Protein-coding genes within it:
- the LOC141683667 gene encoding auxin-responsive protein SAUR21-like; the protein is MGVRIHSVIGQAKQVLKAKQLCKATKTDVPKGFIPVYVGDVQRRRFIVPVSYLNHPKFQKLLERSAEEFDFSHPMSGLTIPCKEEDFIDVTSHLKCQES